ATCATATTGTGTATCCATCCGGCAATCGTAACGGTGTCTGGGTGATTCGGGAGCAACACAGCAACGCTCAGTAGGGTCATATTAGCCACGCTGTGTTCATAACCACTCGCAATAAAGGCGAACAAGCACCACCAGATCAGAACCAGTTTGGCTGTTTCACTTTTAGCGCGTGAAGCCATCCATAGCGCTAGACAGACCAGCCAGTTACAGAGAATCCCACGGAAAAAGAGCTCCGAAAACGGAAGGCTCATTTTCTTAGCTGCAGCTGCGAAGATCAGATGCTCTGGGGGCGCCGCACTGAATAGTCCAGTTCCTCGAATTAATAGTGCTAAAATCACTGCCCCTGCCACATTCCCTACAAACACAAGCACCCAGTTCTTGACGGTATCCCAAATACTTGTTCTGCCAGCTAGTGTGCTAACCGTAAAGAACATATTATTTCCGGTAAACAGCTCTGATCCAGCAAACACAACAAGAGTCAAGGCAATACCGAAGGATGCACCCATAATGAGAGGTTGGAAAGGTGATTTGGCAGCCGCTAGAGGCGCCCCCAGCGAGAAAATAAGAATAATCCCAATGCCCACATATGCCCCGGCCAAGAGGGCTGCTAGAAAATATCTTGGTAAACTTTCATTCATTTGGTCTCGCTTGCTGACTGCCGCCTCGACAATGTTCTCCACACTTTGTGTAAACATAATACTCCACCCCACCGTTTTCTATTTAATCCTTTACTACAACCTTCGGTGTCTACAAGCTCACTGTCACAATGTCTCCACTAAGGGAGACAGGATAAGTCACAACACTACCTTGATCCGGTGCTTGTACTTCACCCGTGCGAAGATCTATTTTCCAATCATACAGTGGATCATAAAGAAAGTGTCCCGAAACGATCCCTTCAGCAAGCGGACCCCCTTTGGGATGAGGGCTCCGATTCTCCAGCGCATAGATCGCTCCGTCAGAGGTACGAAATACAGCCAGCTCCATATTTCCAGCCACAACTACCCGGCCGATCTGTAACAGGAAATCCTGTACAGTTCCTATCGTATATGTCTGTGTTGCCATTTTCATTGTTTTTCTCCCTTCTGTTTGTGTAATCTATCCGTTAAAGTCTTGTTTCTTCAAAAAGTGCAGTACGTGTGCTGTTGTCATTCAGTATTTTTTTCCAAGGATCTGTGACCTGAGTTAAGGCAAAATCAATCCGCGCCGCAAGCTCTTTACGATTCTCTTCATTGTTGAGAATGACCGTTTGAATCTGTTCTAGCCCCATACGTTCAACCCATTCGGAGGTTCTCTCCAAATAATTTCCGGTTTCACGGTAGTATTGCATCACAGCCGAGCACACTTCAATTAACTCTTCATCGGTCTTCACCTTGCAGAAGGCGTCCGCTATTCGCGGTTTAATACCGCCGTTACCACCGATAAATACTTCCCAACCGCCATCATTACCGACGATACCGATATCCTTCGTGCAGGATTCTGCACAATTACGAGGACAACCGTTAACAGCCATTTTAAACTTCGCCGGAAAATCAAGACGCTCATACTTACGCTCCATAAGAGCGCCCATTCCCATCGAATCTTGTGTGCCAAAACGGCAGAACTGCGAGCCCACACAAGTCTTAACCGTACGAAGAGATTTGGCATAACCGTAACCTGAAGGCATATCCAGCTCTTCCCATACCTTAGGTAAATCCTCTTTTTTCACACCGATCAGATCCAGGCGTTGCCCGCCAGTCACCTTCACAACTTTCACATCATATTTAAGCGAGACATCGGCGATTTTCTTCAGATCCTCTGGTGTTGTTACCCCGCCGTACATGCGTGGTATTACAGTGTAGGTTCCATCCTTTTGAATATTGGCACCCATTCTTTCATTTACAAATCGGGATTCTTTCTCATCTTGATGAGTATCAGGGTTGATCATCCCTAGATAATAGTTAATCGCCGGACGACACTTGGAGCAGCCTTCCTCTTGTTTCCAACCGAGTACATTCATGACCTCTTTTGTTGTTTTAAGACCTTTAGCTGTGATTTCAGCAACAATCTCATCACGGCTAAGCGTTGTACAGCCACAAATACCTTGCTTGGCAGCTTGCTGGAAACTGTCACCCAAGACAAATTCCAGGATTTGTTCTACTACGGGTTTGCAACCCCCACAAGAGCGAGTAGCGCCAGTGCAAGCTTTAATCTCATCCACAGTAGTAAAACCATGTTCGGTGACGGCATCTACGATCGCTTTTTTAGTTACACCGTTACAACCGCAGACAATTTCTTCGTCCGCCATCGTCTCTACGGAAGCACCCTTCTTAGCTCCCCCACCGCAGCATCCCGTTCCCATGACCTCTGTATAAATTTCATCGGTCATTACCGCGCCTTGTTTTACTAACTTTTGCAGATTCGCGGACTCCGTCACATCACCGAACAAGACCGCACCGACAATTACATTATTTTTGAGCAAAATTTTCTTATAGGTTCTCTTCCATTCATCTTTGCTTGAGATCACCGTGTGTTCAGGAGAATCCAAAAACTCACCTGCAGAAAATACATCCACCCCAGATATTTTAAGCTTCGTGGAAACAATGGAACCTTCATAAGGCTTCGTTTCACTACCACATAAATGTTTAGCTAGAACCATGCCTTGCTCAAATAGCGGGGCCACCAGTCCGTAACACACTCCACGATGCTCGGCACATTCGCCGATGGAATATACGTTCTGCATGGAGGTTTGCAGATAATCATCCACTACGATCCCACGTTTTACGGAGATTCCGCTTTCTTTTGCCAACGTTACATTCGGTTTAATTCCGACGGCCATTACCACAAAATCTGCAGCAAGCGTACTGTCATCACTGAACCGCAATCCACTTACTCTCTGTTCCCCGGTCAATTCTACCGTTTGTTTGCCCATAGCAAATTTCACACCTTGACGCTCTAGCTCAGCTTGCAGCATCGAGGAGGCATTCCGATCAAGCTGGCGCTCCATCAGGTCTTCCATTAAATGAACTACAGTAACGTCCATACCTAGGTTCACAAGACCTTTTGCTGCTTCCAGCCCAAGCAATCCCCCGCCGATTACAGCCGCTTTACTATATTGTTTGGCCGCTGCCAGCATCGCATCACAGTCGGAAATATCTCGAAACCCAACCACGCCCTCTTTATCACTGCCAGGCACAGGTAAAATAAAAGAATTCGAGCCTGTCGCAATAATTACTTTGTCGTATGGCACTGACAACCCGTTATCTGCAACAACTTGTTTGGACTCTTCATCAATTCGTGTCACTGTAGTACCCGTGTGCAGGGTAATATTATTGTCTTCATACCAATTCCAGTCGTTTAGGATGATATCATTAAGGGTTTTGCTACCTTCAAGAACATAAGACAACATGATCCGATTGTAATTGGGATGAGGTTCACTTCCAAAGACCGTGATGTCATAAGCTCCACCCAGCTTCAAAATCTGCTCTATCGTACCTATGCCCGCCATACCGTTGCCTACTAACACTAAATTTTCTCTCTTCGCTGTCATGGTTAGGTGCCTCCTCAAGCTTATGAGTACATGCTCAATTTCTCTTCTACATATTGGAATTATACGGTTCAAATTCAAGTCGTCATTGTGATTGCGGTCACTTTAATTGTGAATGTTTTCACACTTTAGTTCGCTAATGATTGTTAGGTATTTTCAAACATAAAAAGCCAGACCAACGATTCTGAAGAACCGTTAATCTGGCTTTGATGTACTATTTTTAGCGTAAAGTTAATAGAATCTCTAAGACATCATGAGGCATAAGCTTCATATCCATCCCATTATCGAGCAGTAGCTTTCCGTTCACCTTCAGCTTCCAGACTTCATTACTTAGCGGGGTATAATCATTAACAGAAAGCACGCTTCTACTACCATCATCCATCTGCACCATACCGCAGCTCTTTAGCAATTCTCTTACAGTTAAATCCTCTTTAAATAACATAATATATGAATGCTGCAAATCTACTTCTACACTTCCGCCGTTCAAAGTCAGCATTACAGTTTGAAGTGGTTCTTGATGGTCCTTAGATTTCGCTGTGAAGACTAGCTGTGAATCATATCCTACAACATTATTCCAATCCGCTTTCCCAATGATTTGACCGTCCATCTGAAGCTCCCAAACCATTCCCGACTCTAGTGAAAAATCCTTTACCGAAAGAATACTTGAGTTATCCTCAGCAAATGTGGCAATATTACTACCTTTCAGTAACTCCATTATTGATATTCCATTTCTGTAGCTCCCACTGAGTGACCTGTCCGATGGTTTGGTAAGCAGTTCTTGATCACCAATCTTAATCGATATCATCGGCCCCTCAGATCCTGCTGCACCATTATTATCATTACTATTAGCATCAGTCTGAGTGGAGCATCCATTTATTATGAATACGATGATTAAGCCTAGCATCAACTTCCACAAATTTCGCGTGGGCATCCTGGCACCGCCTTATCCCGCCTAATGACCCTATAGCGTCTCAGGCTTGTAAAGTTATGTATACTATCTATTTAAGAATAACTTAAACAAGCCTTGTTCTCAAATAAGTAAAAATTCTAGATTCCCTAGAATAGAGTTCTTCTCGAAAATCATATAAACATAGAATTCCTCTATATAGATTATTTTTCTATTCAATACATAATTTTTACATCCCTAGAACAAAAACCGCACACTTGCAGGCTTCCCTTCTTTTGCTCATTCGGCGACATTTCGTTCTCCGCGTTTAAGCATCCTTCCACAACTGGCCAACCTGCCTTCAATTAATCTTAACCATATTTTTCAGGATCATTTCATCTACCTTTTTCAACGGAGGTATCCTCATTGCTTTGCATTGTATAATTTCCCAATAAAAAAAGCCCCCTAAGGGACTCTTTAGAGCTCTATTCGTCTTCACTGGTATCTAGGGAACAATATATTATTCTCCAGATGTACATGTTCAAAAGTCATACTCTCCAGCTCTTCCAGCCGAGCATATGTTAATCGATAGGTCGTACAAGCATGCGCCGGTGGAGTGAAATCATCTGTAACACTACGTATTTTTCTCAAAATATCGCCCGCACCATCATGCTCATTCTCCAGCTCAGACAATGACTCGCGGATTGCTGTCAAGCCTTCTTCAGTAGGATTAGCATCGTACGTCAACAGCTTAGGAAACTCATCTTCTTCTTCTTTAGCCGTATGCGTAAGTAGTTCTTCCTTTAGTGTGTTAAACAAGTCATATAACTCAGCCAGATGAGGAGAATCGCCACCATGCACTCGATACACCTTAGTTACATTTTGGCTAATGAGGGGTAGCTCTTCACGGAGATAACGGTGATGTTTGTTTATGATATGGTCAATTAACTCTTCAGAAGGTGCAGTATTCCAAGCGATTTCCTCTCCGGGTACTGGATACTCTTCGAACAGCTTGTTAAGATCACTGATGATTAGCTCTTGATCCAGACCACGTTCAGCCGCCGCTTCAGCAAGAGGTTTAGCTCCACCGCAACAGAAATCAATCCGTTTTGCCTTGAAATAATCTGCTGCTTTAGGGAACTGCAATACAATATCTCTAACTAGCGCATCTGGGGTAAACCCAGCTTGTACCGATTGTGCTTGCTTCGAATCCGAAATACTATCATTAAGTTGTTTAGTTTCCATTATAGCTCCTCCTTGGGTTATGGGATTAGGTTTTGAATAAATCTTATCCACTTCTTCACCTTAACCCTGAAAGGAACTTTGACTTGTGATTGTACGCACGGAAATTGTATCTTATTTTTGAACGAAATTGGAGATTAATGCACATGCAAAATAAACGCAAAAAAAGCACCTTTACCTACAAAGGTGCTTGTTCAACTCTCTTTATTGCACATAAGCCTGCATATACGTCCGCTGTCCCTTTGAATCCTTCAAATAAGGTCCCAACCCGGCAAAACGCGAGTGATCCATATAGACACCGGTCATCCATCTTCCTTCCGTCAAGCCCCCATTCCATTTAAGGACAAGATCAGGCGCGGAAATCCATTCCTGAAAGACTCGGATATTCTGATCTTTGTATTCTTTACATGGCTTAGACCGCTCAATAAGGTGAAACTCATTAAGATATGTTGGAACGAAATAAGAGGATATCGTATGCAAATCATCATCGTCAAAAAAAGGCTCATCGCCTAAAAAGGGCTTGAATAATACGGTGTTCTCGTACATGGACCAAATTACTGCTTGCAGCACCATGCTCTGGCGAATGCCGTTATGAAACTTATATTGTCGCTCTTGATTCACCGCATTTTCCTCTTCGAGAGGTTCCGTCGACTCCAGACAGTGCCGTTCACAGCCAATACATTTCCAGCCGGTCGGACTCTGAATCCATTTTTGAAAAATAGTTCCGCTATCATTGTTCCCTTTGTAGAGTGAAGAGATAATGCTGTAAGGCACGCCAATCCACGCATCCCATAAGGAATCAGGAAGATGGCTATGCAGCATGAACAACGTCTTGTCATAGATGAGCTGTACTTTGATAGAAGCATTCTCTAGCTCAGCAACATCCTTTTTTCCATACGTTATTTCCCGGGAAAACAGGGTCGTCTTCGTCTTCATCTCCCTCGCCTCCTAATAGTTTTGCTATGCCTGTACTCCAGCTGAGTAGTTTTGAGCAAAAACCAAATACGCGAGCGCTTCCATTCAAGGATCATACAATGTTTTTCTATTATATTACAATTATTTTTAAACTGTGCAAGTTTTTTTCAAGCATAAAGGATTGGAACAAAACTGTCACTGTCTAATATTTAGAAATTGAAAAGCCCTTTTTCCACCATTTCGGAAAAAGGGCCACAACATTACTGTGAATTTTAGTCTACCCAGCTCTCAGCCCAAGACTGAATTTGCTGCATAACAGGCTGCAATGCACGGCCTTTATCTGTTAATTCATACTCAATACGTACGGGTGTCTCTGGGTATACATGCCTAACCAGGATACCCTCACCTTCCAAATCCTTCATCCGCTCGGACAGCATCTTATCGCTCATTGAAGGAATGAGGCCGGAGATATCTTTAAACCGCTTCGGTCCACTCATCAATGTCTGAATAATAAGTCCATTCCAACGTTTGCCTAAGAAAGAGAAGGCTGTTTCAAATCTGGGACACATCGCAAATTGATGTTCTTCCATTGTTCTCACCTCTCACTAGCGAAACTTACTATTAGTTAGTATATATAATATTAACACATTTTAACCTTGATGAACATCGTTTACCAAAAAAAGTTCATCTGACTCTATTATTATATCCCCAATGTCAATCCCCCACAGGTCCTTTAGATCCCCGCCCGGCAATCGCTTCGGTTACGATTTGTGCCAAGTCGTCATTTCCAAATAACGAAAGCACACCCAGGACTGTATCATCAGAAATGTCCCCTGCTTCCTCCGCAGAAACCGTGAGGGAAAGCGCATGACGCAAAGCTTCATTCCCTTCTTGCTGCGGATAGGCCTGCAAATAAAGCGCATGCGGATCGAGGCCTTGATTGACGCACCACTGAGCAAAGACAAGGATCATCATCTCTTCTTCGCGCTTATAGCTTTCGATGATCTGTTCCTCCACTAATTTACGGTTATCCTCCATATATTCTTCTCCTTTCTCGGAGACCTCATTCAGCAAGCTGTGCCGCCAGCATATGACTAGGCAGTACCGCTGAAGCAGCAATGCTGCATTGCTCCGGTGTATTTATATTGCTAAGAAAATCGTTCACCACTCCACTAAAACCTCTTCTATCCAGCACAGTATCCCAGCTTCCAAAGCTTTGAATTTGCGGCTTGGCATCCTTTTTATAAAGAACAGCCTTGTCCAGATCCACCACTTCCACTGATCTGCCATACCCATGTAGCTCAAGCTTCTCCACATCCACGCCAGCTTCACGAATCATACTGTACATCCCTACTGCGCCATGTTTCCAGCTGAGCATTCCAGATGCCTGTAGAAGACGACCTGCTTCATTAGATTGAAGATGATTACGAAGCCGTTCATAATGATCTCCACACAACCACAACAGCAAATCAAGCATATGGATCAAATCATCATGCACAGTTTCGCGGCTGGTACCCGTCTGTAGCTTCGTTCGATGTTTTATCGCACTACAATGGCTAATCCCACCGACTTCCTCAAGCCATTGCTTAGCGGTAACATACATAGGGGCAAAACGGCGATTAAAGCCCACTCCTAGCAAAAGCCCTTTATCTTGTGCTAACTCCGCCATCCTTCTGGACTCTTCAAAATCATAGGACAGCGGCTTATCTACATATACCGAAATCCCATGTTCGAGACATTTTGTTACTATATCATAATGTGTAGTCGTTGGGCTATGTACAAATACTGCATCCAGATCCCAAGAAAACAGCTCATCCAGATTCGTCGTACCTTTAGGAAAACGGTAAGTTTGAACGGCCTGCTCCACCGTTGTCGGTGAATGACTAAGAACACCAACTACCTCCGCATGTTCATGCTGAGAGAGCAGTGGCAAATATACTTTGCGGGCGATATTGCCGATTCCTATTATGGCGACTCTTTTACGTTCAGATGCAATCATTGATCTTCCCCCCTCTCAATACTTCAATAACTCGTTCATTCTCTCTTTGTTCTCTACAAATGCTATTATACCTGCTTCTCATTCTCTGACAATTGATCTTTACTTCAATATTTACTTCTTTTCCCTTATGATGAGATGAATGAGTGGAAGAAGGGGCATATTATCTATGAAGAAATGGTTCTCGATTATTCTTTATGTTTCGGCCACAATCCTTGCGTTTATCTACAGATATGACATCCTAAGCTGGATGAAAGAGGATCATAATCTTTTCAGTTCCATAGGGATTGCAACTTTACTGGCTTTGTTTCCAGTTGTACCTTACAAAGCTGTCATCGGGTTCTTCGGTTATGCTTACGGGAGTTTAGCGGGTGCTATAATCTGCTGGCTGGCTACAAATCTTGCTGCGGCAATCCTTTTTGGCGTTGTAAAATACTTATTTCAAAGCCAGGCAAGAGCTTACTTAGCCTCCATACCCGCGCTCGAAAAGTTCACAGCCGGCATAGAACGACGGCCTTTCGCTTCAATTGTCCTTGCTCGTCTCGTGCCGATCATTCCCCAAACAGCGGTCAACATCTACGCCGGAGCCGCTGGTCTGCCTTTTTGGAGCTATATTGCAGCTTCTGGCATAGGAAAAATACCGGGGATTGCCTTATACGCCTTTCTCGGAGATCATCTGTTGCAGAATCCCGGAAGTGCAATTACAGCCATCATTGTGTATGCCGCAGTACTGATTATTGCTGGACTGAGTTTGCGTCCCCGCTCTCAAGAAGTGAAAAATCATCGTTAGTGAAGAACTATTTGCTCGCAAACTGGCAGGCAGTTAGTATTTGCTTTATAATTAAATTGTGATCTATTTAATTGCATTATGTGAAATGGAGGGATATCAATGAGTGAACATCAGACTAACCATATAAATACCAAGACAGAAAAAGCAACCTTTGCAGGCGGATGCTTCTGGTGCATGGTCTCGCCGTTCGAAGAATTGCCAGGTATCATTAGTGTCGTCTCTGGCTATACCGGCGGTCATACTGTAAACCCGACCTATGAAGAGGTTTGTTCGGAAACGACAGGACATGTTGAAGCTGTACAAATTACGTTCAACCCAGATATTTTCCCTTATAGCAAGTTACTTGAGCTGTTCTGGCAGCAAATTGACCCTACCGACGCAGGTGGACAATTCCATGATCGCGGGACTTCTTACGGAACAGCGATCTTTACCTATTCGGAGGAACAAAAACAACAAGCAGAAGCTTCCAAGGCAGCTCTGCAAGCAAGCGGTCGATTCTCTAGTCCGATTGTAACTCCGATTCTCCCGGCAACCACCTTCTATCCCGCCGAAGAATATCATCAGGGCTACCATCGTAAGAATCCCGGCCACTACAAACGTTACCGTAAAGGTTCCGGCCGAGAAGATTTTATCGAAACTCACTGGACACATAAAGAGGACAAACAAAGCTTGAAAGAACGTCTAACACCACTTCAATATGAAGTCACTCAGAATAGTGCAACAGAATCACCTTTTCGAAATGATTTCTGGGATCACCATGGAGATGGCATTTATGTAGATATCGTATCTGGTGAGCCGTTATTCAGCTCGCAGGATAAATACGATTCCGGTTGCGGCTGGCCAAGTTTTACCCGTCCGATCCGGGACTACGCTGTGAAGGAAAAGACAGACCTCAGTCATTTGATGGTTCGCACAGAAGTACGCAGCAAAGTAGCAGACTCTCACCTAGGTCATGTCTTCGACGATGGTCCCGGAGAAAACGGGCTACGCTACTGTATAAATTCAGCAGCATTGCGATTTGTACCTAAAGAGGATCTAGAGAAAGAAGGCTATGGAGAGTATCGCGTGCTCTTCCAGTCTGCCTAATTTTCAATCTTCTGCACAAAAGAAAAAATATCGTCCTTTTATTAGAAAAGCCCTCAATCCATGTGAAGTGCACCCCTTAGAATAGACATTGGAAAAAACCCCTGGTTTATCCGATGAAATTCTAGGGGGTGCATTTTTATGGCGATTAAAGGACAGAAGTTTAAAAATTACTCAGATGAGATTAAAAAAGAGGCCATTCGTTTACATGTGGAGGAAAGATGGACTTATCGGAAAATTACGGAGCATTTTGAGATACAAGATCAAGGACGGGTAAAGAGATGGATGAAGAAATACCGAGAGCTAGGGGAATTTGGGCTACTAGATCAACGGGGGCGTCGTATTGAATATATCGATCAAGATAGGTATGTTCAAAAGCTCAAACGGGAAAATGAAATGCTAAAAAAGTGTTTGGAAATCTGGATGCAGGAGGTGAAACGCACAAATATAGAGTCATTGAGAACGCTGCAAAAGAGTATGCCGTTAGCAACCTGTGTAAACTCTTTAGGGTCTCTAGAAGTGGATACTACGCTTTCCTGAAGCGCAAAGGAACAGATCGGGATCAGGAAGCAAAGGCGCTCATTCAGAAGGTCTATGAAAGGTATGAAGGAGTCTACGGTTATCGCCAAATTCAATTGTTCTTGCTACAAGACCACGGGGTTTGGATGAATCATAAGAAGGTACTCAGAATTATGCAGGATTTAGGCATTCGTTCGAGGATCCGCCGAAAACATCGTTGTAATTATGCTACTTCTGAAGGAGACCGTGTGGCGAAAAATATTTTGAAACGGGATTTCAAAGCGGATGCTCCCAACCAAAAATGGGTGACAGACATTACGCAATATCGTGTAGGCGAAAAGTGGCTCTATCTTTCTGCGATTAAAGATTTATTCAATAACGAAATTATCGCTTATCAAATGAGCGCTAGGAACGACAACGAACTGGTTCTCCGGACCTTTGAGCAGGCGTGGAGTCAGCAAAAAGACGTGACTGGACTGATCGTTCACAGCGATCAGGGATTCCAATACACGTCTCATGCATACCACGACATGCTGCCAAAGGTTGGGGCCCGAATCAGCATGTCTCGCCGAGGCAATTGTTATGACAACGCCTCTATGGAGAGCTTCTTCTCGCATCTCAAAACGGAAGGACTCTATCCTTATGATATCCGAAATATGGATGAGGCACAAAGGAAAATTGAAGATTACATTCGATTTTATAACCAACATCGGCCACAACGAAGGTTAAATAAGCTGCCTCCGGTAGAGTACCGGAAACAGCTTATTGCCTAGGGTCTTTTTTCAGTGTCTATAAAATGGGGGCTTGACCAATGTAATACCTTGGATTGAGGGCTTTTTAATTTCATAGCGCCTACTCTTTCTCTGAGTCCTTATTAGCCTTCAGATCATCTTCTGAAGCTGCCTCCTTGATCTCTTTTGCCGCAGGAATGATTTGCTCTCTGTTCAGCTCCTTATTTCGTTGACGCATCCTCTCGGTCTGCTGCTCCCGACGCTCGCGAATATTTTTGCGGGAAACTAGAACGACAGCTAGGATAATGGCTACTCCAATTAGTATCGGTAACGCTCCTGCAAGGATAACGACAATCCACTGAAACATAACAGATAGTGCATTCAAGCTTCCTTTTAGAGCATCTGAAGCACGTTCCAGTAACGGTCCTTGCTCTTCCTTCTCTTTGACAGCAATGCTTTCATCCGTCTGATACACTCTCAGTTCTACTGTAGAGAATGATACATTCTGATTAATATATCTCATTCTACCTTTAATCTGCTCAATGGTTTCCTGAATCGAACCAAGCTCGTTCGCGAAGGCGACCAGATCCGTGGATTTCGTTGCTTTTTTCATAAACTCTGTATATTGTGCTTCCATTAACTGCTTGGCCTTCAAACGCGACTCCAGATCAACATACTCTTCAGAGACATCTTGTCCTTGAATGCTGCGCTGTAGAGATTCGTGTTTTACTTGTTCTAATTTATTCAGAAAAGGGGAGAATCCGGAGGCAGGCACCTTAAGGATAAACGTCCCACCTTGCTCGTACTGCGACATATTTTCATTAAACTCAATAATATATCCATTTGCCATGGTTACTAAATTACGTATTTCAGTCTGTGCTTTTCCATAGTCTTCTACTTCCATGTTAAGATTCGCTTTATAGATCAGCTTCTTGTTCAAGCCCGCTACTACATCACTACCAGTAAATCCTGCACTTGCTTGAATTGTATTGTCTGGTGTGGATCCCTTTACAGCCAAGTTATCGCCGCCGCCACCTGTTTCTGTCTCAGGAGCTGCCGCGGTACTCTGGTCCGCAGATGAGGCCATCGAGCTTTGCGTTTGTACCTCTGCTGCTGCATTGTTACTCGTACTACCATTTTCTTTTGCCGAACTATCTGCCGCTGAATTCCTATCCGCTGAGCCACACCCCGCCAAGACCACCGTAAGAATTAATAAACATAAGTAATGCAGACCCCATTTGCGCATTCTCATTCCTCCAAAAATGTAATAGATACCGCTTGCACGGATCATAATATCGTTCCGGAATGTCTTGTTCTAAGCAGATCTCTTCCGTCACTCTATACTATGACGTTCCAAAACTTGGAAGGTTGCACTTAAAAATGGAATGAAAAACAGTTTCTTTTGAGTTATGCTCTCTAAACAGAACAAAAGCCGCATTTCTGCGACTCTTTTAGTTTAAAGCTATTATATTTCGTGCCAAAATCAACCTGGGTTAGCAGCACTTTGTTTAATGACATACACGCCATCTGGTAGCGATCCGCTTAATAATCTCGCTGTGTAAATATCAACATCATAACTATTAGTACTTACAAGAACTGAAGAACCCTGAACATTAACATAATTCTTCTCTGTGATTACACCAAATGAGTTATTCATAATAGGCGTGTATTCCATCCAAGCATAGTTGTACGGATTTACTGATGCAGTTGTCGTGTTACTGCCACCATAAGTATTGGACCATGATGAGCCACCTGTAATACCAGCACTTACCGCTGTTTGTTTTGCGGTTACACCAAAGCTAGTATTCGCAATATAGCCTTGAGATACTGAATAGCTAATGTTTAACAACGAATTTACAGAAGCACTGTTATATACAGGTTGAGAGATTCTTCTAGTCAAGCCACTTCTAGTGACATAGGAGACATAACCATTTTGTTGATAGGAGTAGATCGTTGTTTGGTAAGCATCTCTAGGTGCAATAGCAGAGGCACTTGCAAAGGAAGAATCCGTTTTGAACAGAGGTACACTTGCCAACAGCCCCTCTTTAGCAGCCTCTACAGCTTGTCCTTGCGCAAGAATGTCATTGTACTCTTCTACAGAAATTTCTGACAATCCCGTAGCTGAGGCTTTATAGACTTTTATGATTTCTGATTCACTCTTTTGAGGAGCTTCGTCATTATGTACACCTTCCGCACCTGCATAAAGCGGTAAGCACAATATGAACATTAGGGCAAAAGGGAATAA
This Paenibacillus sp. FSL R5-0345 DNA region includes the following protein-coding sequences:
- a CDS encoding Gfo/Idh/MocA family protein, which translates into the protein MIASERKRVAIIGIGNIARKVYLPLLSQHEHAEVVGVLSHSPTTVEQAVQTYRFPKGTTNLDELFSWDLDAVFVHSPTTTHYDIVTKCLEHGISVYVDKPLSYDFEESRRMAELAQDKGLLLGVGFNRRFAPMYVTAKQWLEEVGGISHCSAIKHRTKLQTGTSRETVHDDLIHMLDLLLWLCGDHYERLRNHLQSNEAGRLLQASGMLSWKHGAVGMYSMIREAGVDVEKLELHGYGRSVEVVDLDKAVLYKKDAKPQIQSFGSWDTVLDRRGFSGVVNDFLSNINTPEQCSIAASAVLPSHMLAAQLAE
- a CDS encoding TVP38/TMEM64 family protein, which codes for MKKWFSIILYVSATILAFIYRYDILSWMKEDHNLFSSIGIATLLALFPVVPYKAVIGFFGYAYGSLAGAIICWLATNLAAAILFGVVKYLFQSQARAYLASIPALEKFTAGIERRPFASIVLARLVPIIPQTAVNIYAGAAGLPFWSYIAASGIGKIPGIALYAFLGDHLLQNPGSAITAIIVYAAVLIIAGLSLRPRSQEVKNHR
- the msrA gene encoding peptide-methionine (S)-S-oxide reductase MsrA, with product MSEHQTNHINTKTEKATFAGGCFWCMVSPFEELPGIISVVSGYTGGHTVNPTYEEVCSETTGHVEAVQITFNPDIFPYSKLLELFWQQIDPTDAGGQFHDRGTSYGTAIFTYSEEQKQQAEASKAALQASGRFSSPIVTPILPATTFYPAEEYHQGYHRKNPGHYKRYRKGSGREDFIETHWTHKEDKQSLKERLTPLQYEVTQNSATESPFRNDFWDHHGDGIYVDIVSGEPLFSSQDKYDSGCGWPSFTRPIRDYAVKEKTDLSHLMVRTEVRSKVADSHLGHVFDDGPGENGLRYCINSAALRFVPKEDLEKEGYGEYRVLFQSA
- a CDS encoding helix-turn-helix domain-containing protein — its product is MAIKGQKFKNYSDEIKKEAIRLHVEERWTYRKITEHFEIQDQGRVKRWMKKYRELGEFGLLDQRGRRIEYIDQDRYVQKLKRENEMLKKCLEIWMQEVKRTNIESLRTLQKSMPLATCVNSLGSLEVDTTLS
- a CDS encoding IS3 family transposase, yielding MCKLFRVSRSGYYAFLKRKGTDRDQEAKALIQKVYERYEGVYGYRQIQLFLLQDHGVWMNHKKVLRIMQDLGIRSRIRRKHRCNYATSEGDRVAKNILKRDFKADAPNQKWVTDITQYRVGEKWLYLSAIKDLFNNEIIAYQMSARNDNELVLRTFEQAWSQQKDVTGLIVHSDQGFQYTSHAYHDMLPKVGARISMSRRGNCYDNASMESFFSHLKTEGLYPYDIRNMDEAQRKIEDYIRFYNQHRPQRRLNKLPPVEYRKQLIA
- a CDS encoding DUF4349 domain-containing protein gives rise to the protein MRKWGLHYLCLLILTVVLAGCGSADRNSAADSSAKENGSTSNNAAAEVQTQSSMASSADQSTAAAPETETGGGGDNLAVKGSTPDNTIQASAGFTGSDVVAGLNKKLIYKANLNMEVEDYGKAQTEIRNLVTMANGYIIEFNENMSQYEQGGTFILKVPASGFSPFLNKLEQVKHESLQRSIQGQDVSEEYVDLESRLKAKQLMEAQYTEFMKKATKSTDLVAFANELGSIQETIEQIKGRMRYINQNVSFSTVELRVYQTDESIAVKEKEEQGPLLERASDALKGSLNALSVMFQWIVVILAGALPILIGVAIILAVVLVSRKNIRERREQQTERMRQRNKELNREQIIPAAKEIKEAASEDDLKANKDSEKE